One part of the Mycobacterium marinum genome encodes these proteins:
- a CDS encoding enoyl-CoA hydratase/isomerase family protein codes for MTVIEIQTVDAVQVLTLSSGRVNALDVELLTELTDALRELGSSPGGALVLTGAGRVFSAGVDLNRVVQGGTSYTDRLIPALSDAFDAMFGYPGPTVAAINGAAIAGGCVLACACDRRLIGAKAAIGASEVLVGVAFPVVALEVMRYACGDRAEEVLLGGRSYRGIEAVSRGLAHEVVAEDLLGVATAQASELGDIPADAYRHTKAQLRAPAQARMRDGGDIDREVRQIWGSAQAQQRIAGYLERLRRR; via the coding sequence GTGACTGTGATTGAGATTCAGACCGTAGACGCCGTCCAAGTGCTCACCCTCTCGTCCGGGCGGGTCAACGCCCTCGATGTCGAGCTGCTGACCGAGTTGACCGATGCGCTGCGCGAACTGGGCTCCTCACCCGGTGGCGCGCTGGTGCTCACCGGCGCCGGACGAGTGTTCTCTGCCGGGGTCGATCTGAACCGGGTGGTGCAGGGCGGGACCAGCTATACGGATCGGCTGATTCCGGCGTTATCGGACGCGTTTGACGCGATGTTCGGCTACCCGGGCCCTACCGTGGCCGCGATCAACGGTGCCGCCATCGCGGGCGGGTGTGTGCTGGCATGCGCCTGCGACCGCCGACTGATCGGCGCCAAAGCCGCGATCGGTGCCTCTGAGGTGCTTGTCGGGGTGGCGTTTCCGGTGGTCGCGCTGGAGGTCATGCGCTACGCGTGCGGCGATCGCGCCGAGGAGGTGCTGCTCGGTGGTCGCAGCTATCGGGGAATCGAGGCCGTCTCCCGCGGACTTGCCCATGAGGTGGTCGCCGAGGATCTTCTGGGTGTCGCCACGGCGCAGGCGTCGGAGCTTGGCGATATCCCGGCCGACGCCTACCGCCACACCAAGGCACAGCTGCGGGCTCCGGCTCAGGCACGGATGCGCGACGGTGGCGATATCGACCGTGAAGTCCGTCAGATCTGGGGTTCGGCGCAGGCCCAGCAGCGCATCGCCGGCTATCTGGAGCGGCTGCGGCGGCGCTGA
- a CDS encoding lipoprotein LpqH, giving the protein MGCASALVGCSSGGHSASPASSVSTGGGGTQVQVGGTNLPGLDPASVTCVKQGGKIDIGSGSAGGQQALAVVMTDEATPRVESLALVVDGNALSVTDNMGAKVGSAKVAVEGKTYTITGQAQGADMKNPMAGMITKDFSIKVTCG; this is encoded by the coding sequence ATTGGCTGCGCATCGGCGCTGGTGGGCTGCTCCAGCGGCGGCCACTCAGCCAGCCCGGCATCAAGTGTCTCCACCGGCGGTGGCGGAACGCAGGTCCAGGTGGGCGGCACGAATCTTCCTGGCCTGGACCCCGCCTCGGTGACCTGCGTCAAGCAGGGCGGCAAGATCGACATCGGTAGTGGCTCCGCCGGCGGCCAGCAGGCACTGGCGGTGGTGATGACCGATGAGGCCACTCCGCGAGTCGAGTCGCTGGCGCTTGTGGTGGACGGCAACGCATTGTCTGTCACCGACAACATGGGCGCCAAGGTCGGCTCGGCCAAGGTTGCGGTGGAGGGCAAGACCTACACCATCACCGGCCAGGCGCAAGGTGCCGACATGAAGAACCCGATGGCCGGAATGATCACCAAGGACTTCAGCATCAAGGTGACGTGCGGCTGA
- a CDS encoding CHAT domain-containing protein, producing the protein MNDSDRPTLVLRYADVGITTYASLRVVGQPSRTVNWVVDEPILLAALAELTDALPEPHGNEDRREAIERALCRGPFATRDSELTVAFILGVLLIGTPGWQLLTECAASPRPVLFISPSARLARVPWGLLALPTAGPTREELVRARQEAITASGRAAARIPWQLADITEYTDGYRLMELVDILLAVPQNIVHSARVPARWAARKDGPPILLLDPRVPGQRPDSALGSVLGRPSEETPLARHFAELMRRRPVLPAVDSPSELFRCRDADRDWLSKLLMQQPSRLLYVGHASSADSEGGHADHAALHLACGAAIPGDAPAIGDHRPLTASDLMALRMSMPPRVALLACASGGDYQFDEATGLVAATILGGAQLVTATLWSLPTTAAYRQFVAEDGDPADPITDPMTEIVAAIDSAHEADEAGCAVNRWQRAQMRRWRDGEASASPLYWGAVVSFAVDGAR; encoded by the coding sequence ATGAACGACTCGGACCGCCCCACTCTGGTGCTGCGTTACGCCGATGTCGGGATCACCACCTACGCGAGTCTGCGCGTGGTCGGCCAACCATCCAGAACCGTCAACTGGGTGGTGGACGAGCCGATCCTGCTGGCGGCCTTGGCCGAACTGACCGACGCACTACCCGAGCCCCACGGCAACGAGGACCGGCGCGAGGCCATCGAACGCGCACTTTGCCGGGGCCCATTCGCAACGCGGGACAGCGAACTGACGGTCGCGTTCATCCTGGGGGTACTGCTGATCGGCACGCCCGGATGGCAACTGCTGACCGAGTGCGCGGCATCGCCGCGGCCGGTGCTGTTCATCTCGCCCAGCGCCCGGCTGGCGCGGGTGCCCTGGGGGCTGCTGGCGCTGCCGACCGCGGGGCCCACCCGGGAAGAGTTGGTGCGGGCTCGCCAGGAGGCGATCACCGCCAGCGGCCGAGCGGCCGCCCGGATCCCTTGGCAGCTTGCCGACATCACCGAATACACCGATGGCTACCGGCTGATGGAGTTGGTCGACATCCTTCTGGCGGTGCCCCAGAACATCGTGCACTCCGCGCGCGTGCCGGCCCGATGGGCCGCCCGCAAAGACGGCCCGCCGATACTCCTACTCGACCCGCGCGTGCCCGGCCAGCGGCCCGACTCGGCACTGGGATCGGTGCTGGGCAGGCCGTCGGAGGAAACCCCGCTCGCCAGGCATTTTGCCGAACTGATGCGACGGCGCCCCGTGTTGCCGGCGGTCGACTCGCCCAGTGAGCTGTTCCGCTGCAGGGATGCCGACCGGGACTGGCTGTCGAAATTGCTGATGCAACAACCAAGTCGGCTCTTGTACGTCGGGCATGCCAGTTCGGCCGATAGCGAGGGTGGACATGCCGACCATGCGGCGCTGCATCTGGCGTGTGGTGCCGCAATACCCGGGGATGCCCCCGCGATCGGCGACCACCGGCCGCTGACCGCCTCGGATCTGATGGCGCTGCGGATGTCGATGCCACCGCGGGTGGCGCTGCTGGCCTGTGCCTCCGGCGGCGACTACCAATTCGATGAGGCAACCGGACTGGTGGCGGCAACCATCCTGGGCGGGGCGCAGCTGGTGACCGCCACCCTGTGGTCGCTTCCCACCACCGCGGCTTATCGGCAGTTCGTCGCCGAGGACGGCGATCCGGCAGACCCGATCACCGACCCAATGACCGAGATCGTCGCCGCGATCGACTCGGCCCACGAGGCCGACGAAGCCGGGTGCGCCGTAAATCGCTGGCAGCGCGCCCAAATGCGACGCTGGCGCGACGGCGAGGCCAGCGCCAGCCCGTTGTATTGGGGTGCGGTGGTCAGTTTCGCCGTCGACGGGGCACGCTGA
- a CDS encoding dihydrodipicolinate reductase translates to MPNSYRVVQWTTGNVGKSSLQAIATHPALELVGCYAWSQEKAGRDAGELCGMAPLGITASNDVEALLALKPDCVVYNPMWIDVDELVRILSAGVNVVTTAAFITGHNLGAGRDRILAACRHGGSTIFGSGVSPGFAELLAIVSAMVCNRIDKVTVNEAADTTFYDSPATERPVGFGQPIDHPQLQAMTAQGTAIFGEAVRLVADALGVELDEVRCVAEHAQTTADLDLGSWTIAAGCVAGVHASWQGVAGGRTIVELNVRWRKGQTLEPDWQIDQDGWVIQVDGTPTVTTKVSFLPPPYFQAETIADFMVLGHIMTAMPTINAIPAVVAAAPGIVTYSDLALTLPRGMVPTDRDSDPKLGASRTP, encoded by the coding sequence GTGCCAAACAGTTATCGGGTCGTGCAATGGACCACCGGAAACGTCGGCAAGAGTTCGCTGCAGGCGATCGCGACTCACCCCGCGCTGGAACTGGTGGGGTGCTACGCCTGGTCGCAGGAGAAGGCCGGGCGCGACGCCGGCGAACTGTGCGGCATGGCACCGCTGGGCATCACCGCCAGCAATGACGTCGAGGCGCTGCTGGCCCTCAAACCGGACTGCGTGGTCTACAACCCGATGTGGATCGACGTGGACGAACTGGTGCGCATCTTGTCGGCCGGAGTGAATGTGGTGACGACGGCGGCGTTCATCACCGGGCACAACCTGGGCGCCGGCCGTGACCGGATTCTGGCGGCCTGCCGCCACGGCGGCTCGACGATCTTCGGATCAGGCGTCAGTCCGGGGTTTGCCGAACTGTTGGCCATTGTGTCGGCGATGGTGTGCAACCGGATCGACAAGGTGACCGTCAACGAGGCCGCCGACACCACGTTCTATGACTCCCCCGCAACCGAGCGGCCGGTCGGCTTCGGCCAGCCGATCGACCATCCGCAGCTGCAGGCGATGACCGCCCAGGGAACGGCCATCTTCGGCGAGGCGGTCCGGTTGGTCGCCGACGCGCTGGGGGTCGAACTCGACGAGGTCCGCTGTGTGGCCGAACACGCGCAGACCACCGCGGACCTCGACCTGGGTTCTTGGACCATTGCGGCGGGATGTGTCGCGGGTGTCCACGCCAGCTGGCAGGGAGTGGCGGGCGGCCGGACCATCGTCGAGCTCAATGTCCGGTGGCGCAAGGGACAGACCCTCGAGCCGGACTGGCAGATCGACCAGGATGGCTGGGTCATCCAGGTCGACGGAACTCCCACGGTTACAACCAAAGTCAGCTTTCTGCCGCCGCCCTACTTCCAGGCCGAAACGATCGCCGACTTCATGGTGCTCGGGCACATCATGACCGCGATGCCCACCATCAACGCGATTCCGGCTGTCGTTGCCGCGGCCCCCGGCATCGTCACCTATAGCGATCTGGCCCTGACGCTGCCGCGCGGGATGGTGCCCACCGATCGAGATTCCGATCCGAAACTGGGCGCTTCACGAACACCCTGA
- a CDS encoding cutinase family protein: MRNTTWTRRLAVGAATAVTALVGWGIRVPFAAAEPCPDVEVLFARGTGEPPGIGGIGGSFVAALRSDIGAKSLAVYAVDYPASSDFSSSDFPRTVIDGIRDASSHIESMAAKCPATREVLGGYSQGAAVAGYVTSASVPPRVPAAAVRKPMAPDIADHVAAVTLFGTPSEQFLQHYGAPPITIGPLYQPRTIELCASGDPVCSGGNDAAAHALYAVNGMTGQGADFAAHHL; this comes from the coding sequence ATGAGAAACACAACATGGACGCGTCGGCTTGCCGTCGGTGCGGCAACGGCGGTAACCGCGCTGGTGGGATGGGGAATCCGGGTGCCGTTCGCGGCCGCCGAACCGTGTCCGGATGTCGAGGTGTTGTTCGCCCGCGGCACCGGCGAGCCGCCGGGTATCGGCGGCATCGGGGGATCTTTCGTGGCCGCGTTGCGGTCGGATATCGGCGCCAAGTCCTTGGCCGTCTATGCGGTCGACTACCCCGCCAGCAGCGACTTCTCCAGCAGCGATTTCCCGCGGACGGTGATCGACGGCATCCGCGACGCCAGCTCACATATCGAGTCGATGGCGGCCAAGTGCCCCGCGACCCGAGAGGTGCTCGGCGGGTATTCGCAGGGCGCTGCGGTGGCCGGCTACGTCACTTCCGCGTCGGTACCGCCGAGGGTTCCCGCGGCGGCGGTGCGCAAACCCATGGCGCCGGACATCGCTGATCATGTTGCGGCAGTGACTCTTTTCGGCACTCCCTCCGAGCAGTTCCTGCAGCACTACGGAGCCCCGCCGATCACTATCGGCCCGCTGTATCAACCCCGCACCATCGAGTTATGTGCCAGCGGTGACCCGGTTTGTAGTGGCGGCAACGACGCGGCAGCGCACGCGCTGTACGCCGTGAACGGGATGACCGGCCAAGGCGCGGACTTCGCGGCGCACCACCTGTAG
- a CDS encoding SDR family NAD(P)-dependent oxidoreductase, which produces MHVLVTGGTGFVGGWTAKAIADAGHSVRFLVRNPAKLESSVAKLGVDVSDFIIGDIKDRDLVREALTGCDAVVHSAALVATDQRQTQDMLSTNMEGARNVLGQAAALGLDPIVHVSSFTALFHPGLQTLSADLPVVGGSDGYGTSKAQVEIYARGLQDAGAPVNITYPGMVLGPPVGNQFGEAGEGVKAALEIRTIPGRNAAWLIIDVRDVAAVHAALLEPGRGPRRYMVGGHRIPVPELAKMLGQVAETPIVSVPIPDSVLRVAGSLLDLAGPYLPFDNPFTAAGMQYYTQMPDSDDSPSELELGVTYRDPRTTLADTVAALTA; this is translated from the coding sequence ATGCACGTTCTGGTAACCGGTGGTACGGGGTTTGTTGGCGGCTGGACCGCCAAGGCCATCGCCGATGCGGGGCATTCGGTCCGCTTTCTGGTCCGAAATCCCGCGAAACTGGAGTCGTCGGTCGCCAAGCTGGGCGTCGATGTGTCCGACTTCATCATCGGCGACATCAAAGACCGCGATCTGGTGCGCGAGGCACTCACCGGATGTGACGCCGTCGTCCACAGTGCCGCACTGGTGGCGACCGACCAGCGCCAGACTCAAGACATGCTGAGCACCAACATGGAGGGTGCTCGCAACGTGCTTGGACAGGCCGCCGCACTCGGACTCGATCCGATCGTGCACGTCTCGAGTTTTACCGCCCTTTTCCACCCCGGCCTGCAAACCCTCTCGGCGGACCTGCCCGTGGTGGGGGGATCCGACGGCTACGGAACGTCCAAAGCGCAGGTCGAAATCTATGCGCGCGGATTGCAGGATGCCGGCGCACCGGTGAACATCACCTATCCGGGCATGGTGCTGGGCCCGCCGGTCGGCAACCAATTCGGGGAGGCCGGCGAGGGGGTCAAGGCCGCGCTGGAGATCCGCACGATTCCCGGGCGCAACGCGGCTTGGCTGATCATCGACGTCCGCGACGTGGCCGCGGTGCACGCGGCGCTGCTGGAGCCGGGGCGCGGTCCTCGCCGGTACATGGTGGGCGGGCATCGAATTCCGGTGCCGGAGCTGGCGAAGATGCTTGGCCAGGTGGCCGAGACGCCGATAGTGAGCGTTCCGATTCCCGACAGCGTGCTGCGCGTCGCGGGTTCATTGCTCGATCTGGCCGGCCCGTATCTGCCCTTCGACAATCCGTTCACTGCCGCGGGAATGCAGTACTACACGCAGATGCCGGACTCCGATGATTCGCCGAGCGAACTGGAGCTGGGCGTGACCTATCGGGATCCGCGCACCACGCTGGCGGACACGGTCGCCGCGCTCACCGCCTAG
- a CDS encoding PPOX class F420-dependent oxidoreductase, whose protein sequence is MAPSFQDVIKSKYLLLTTFTKDGRPKPTPIWGVPDGNRLLVITDDESWKVKRIRNTPRVTLARSGSLGKPKSEPVEAVGRVLPKSETRRVYNAVLKRYWYHAWWFYPHSIVRGGIDKVHIGLEIEAA, encoded by the coding sequence GTGGCTCCAAGTTTTCAAGACGTCATCAAGTCCAAATATCTGTTGCTGACCACGTTCACCAAGGACGGCCGCCCGAAACCTACCCCGATCTGGGGGGTGCCCGACGGAAACCGGCTACTGGTGATCACCGACGACGAGTCGTGGAAAGTCAAGCGGATCCGCAATACACCGCGGGTGACGCTCGCCCGCAGCGGTTCGCTGGGCAAGCCCAAGAGCGAGCCGGTCGAGGCGGTCGGGCGGGTGTTGCCCAAGTCGGAAACGAGGCGGGTCTACAACGCCGTGCTGAAGCGGTACTGGTACCACGCGTGGTGGTTCTACCCACATTCGATCGTGCGTGGTGGCATCGACAAGGTGCATATCGGTCTGGAGATCGAGGCCGCCTAG
- a CDS encoding ATP-binding protein, which produces MTPVTVCRACGVESLENARFCHECGAPVGAADTRAEYKQVTVLFADVAHSMDIAAAVGPERLREIMAELVTRASAVVQRYAGRVDKFTGDGVMAVFGAPAALEDHALRACLAALDIQDEVARLAADISRTDGVELRLRIGLNSGEVITGGIGPTALGYTAVGEQVGMAQRMESIAPVGGVMVSDTTSRLVEGVVLLGAPQRVQVKGMGTVSARELRGATAQHQRTDTAESTLVGRGWEVAAVSTMLDRAIHGRGSVVGVTGPVGIGKSRLVREAIGLAKSRGVTVVHTYCESHAADVPFRVMTRLLRAVGQASGLDDEAARARVRDRVPDAQLPDLLLLDDLLGIAAPGAELPRIDPDARRRRLTGLINASQLARTEPVVFVLEDVHWIDEASESMLADFLTVMLQTPSLVLFTYRPEYRGALQLVPGAQTIALVPLTDADVSTLVAELLGQDPSVATIGRVISERAAGNPLFAEEMTRELAERGVLTGERGSYQCRTDVAEIRVPATVQAAIGARIDRLSPAAKQTLSAAAVVGSRFSSDLLIGLGIEPCIDELLDADLIDQVRFTTRAEYAFRHPLVRTVAYEAQLKADRAQLHRRLAQALENADADPGDHHAALIAEHFEAAGDLAAAYRWHMRAGKWALNRDIAAARLSWERATRISDALPADTPDRSVKRIAPRTMLCGYAWRVHVNISDAHFAELRELCLAAGDKASLAIATAGLVMDRIYQARIHEGSRLASEAMGLIESIGNPTLTVGLSLTAIVAKAEQAQWLDVLHWSQLVIELADGDPTKGNFMIGSPLALALTTRAIARYCLGRPGWRDDVHQAVQTAGATDPVAYATVVAFVHNPGIAFGVLSPDEAAIREIEQAVQIAQQAGDDLALSSAQISLGIALLERGTEPGRDRGYGYLADTGDTLMRRGYSLGDLPIVEAYLARERGRRGDRDDALPMLRTAVDTLYRQGQLLSWGLPATHALVETLLDRGTEADWSEAQAAIERVADEPPDGPQPLRDIWLLRMRAALAGARGADGDYQRLCESYRDMARTLDFCGHLAWAEAMR; this is translated from the coding sequence ATGACGCCCGTAACAGTGTGCCGCGCTTGCGGTGTCGAATCCCTGGAGAATGCGCGGTTCTGTCACGAATGCGGCGCACCGGTCGGTGCCGCCGATACCCGTGCGGAATACAAACAAGTCACGGTGCTGTTCGCCGACGTGGCGCATTCGATGGACATCGCGGCCGCCGTCGGTCCGGAGCGACTGCGCGAGATCATGGCCGAGCTCGTCACTCGTGCATCGGCGGTTGTGCAGCGCTACGCCGGCCGGGTGGACAAGTTCACCGGCGACGGGGTCATGGCAGTGTTCGGCGCACCGGCGGCCCTGGAGGACCACGCCCTGCGCGCGTGTCTGGCCGCGCTCGACATCCAGGATGAGGTCGCGCGCCTGGCGGCGGACATCAGTCGCACCGACGGCGTCGAGCTGCGGCTGCGGATCGGCCTCAATTCCGGCGAGGTGATCACCGGCGGGATAGGTCCGACAGCGTTGGGATACACCGCGGTTGGCGAGCAGGTCGGCATGGCGCAACGGATGGAGTCGATCGCTCCGGTGGGCGGGGTGATGGTCAGCGACACCACCTCGCGGCTGGTCGAGGGTGTGGTGCTGCTCGGGGCGCCCCAGCGGGTGCAGGTCAAGGGGATGGGCACGGTCTCGGCGCGGGAGCTGCGCGGCGCGACTGCCCAACACCAAAGAACCGATACCGCCGAGTCGACACTGGTGGGGCGCGGGTGGGAAGTGGCCGCCGTGTCGACCATGCTGGATCGCGCCATCCACGGACGTGGTTCGGTGGTCGGGGTGACCGGTCCGGTAGGGATCGGAAAATCACGACTCGTCCGCGAGGCCATCGGCCTGGCGAAAAGTCGTGGGGTCACCGTGGTGCACACCTACTGTGAGTCGCACGCCGCCGACGTCCCGTTCCGGGTGATGACGCGTCTGCTGCGGGCCGTCGGCCAGGCCAGTGGGCTCGACGATGAGGCGGCGCGGGCGCGGGTTCGAGACCGAGTGCCCGATGCCCAACTGCCGGATCTGCTGCTGCTCGACGATCTGCTGGGTATCGCCGCTCCGGGTGCCGAGCTGCCCAGGATCGACCCGGACGCGCGCCGGCGCCGGTTGACCGGGCTGATCAACGCATCCCAGTTGGCGCGCACCGAACCGGTGGTTTTCGTCCTCGAGGATGTGCATTGGATTGACGAAGCCAGCGAGTCGATGCTCGCCGACTTTCTGACGGTGATGCTGCAGACCCCGTCGCTGGTCTTGTTCACTTATCGCCCCGAGTATCGCGGCGCCCTGCAGCTGGTGCCGGGTGCCCAGACGATTGCGCTGGTGCCGCTCACCGACGCGGACGTGTCGACGCTGGTCGCCGAGCTGCTCGGCCAGGACCCGTCGGTCGCAACCATCGGCCGGGTCATCTCCGAGCGGGCCGCGGGCAACCCGCTGTTCGCCGAGGAGATGACCCGCGAACTCGCCGAACGCGGCGTGCTCACCGGCGAGCGCGGCAGCTACCAATGCCGCACGGATGTGGCCGAGATTCGGGTGCCCGCAACCGTCCAAGCGGCCATCGGTGCCCGCATCGATCGGCTCAGTCCGGCCGCCAAACAGACGCTCAGTGCCGCCGCGGTAGTCGGATCCCGGTTCAGCTCCGATCTGCTGATCGGCCTGGGAATCGAACCCTGCATCGACGAGTTGCTCGATGCCGACCTCATCGACCAGGTCCGGTTCACCACGCGCGCCGAGTACGCGTTTCGGCATCCCTTGGTTCGCACCGTGGCCTACGAGGCGCAGCTCAAGGCCGACCGGGCCCAGCTACACCGCCGGCTGGCCCAAGCGCTCGAAAACGCGGACGCCGATCCGGGTGACCACCATGCCGCGCTGATTGCCGAGCACTTCGAGGCCGCAGGCGATTTGGCGGCCGCCTACCGCTGGCACATGCGCGCCGGCAAGTGGGCACTGAACCGCGACATCGCCGCGGCGCGCTTGAGTTGGGAGCGAGCCACCAGGATCTCCGATGCCTTACCCGCCGACACCCCGGACCGGTCGGTCAAGCGCATCGCGCCCCGCACCATGTTGTGCGGTTACGCGTGGCGCGTCCACGTCAACATTTCCGATGCGCACTTCGCTGAACTGCGTGAGCTGTGCCTGGCGGCCGGGGACAAGGCCTCGCTCGCCATCGCGACGGCCGGGCTGGTGATGGATCGCATCTACCAGGCCCGCATCCACGAGGGATCCCGACTGGCGTCGGAGGCAATGGGCCTCATCGAGTCGATTGGCAATCCAACCCTGACGGTGGGGCTGTCGCTGACGGCCATCGTGGCCAAGGCCGAACAGGCCCAGTGGCTCGATGTCCTGCACTGGTCGCAGCTGGTGATCGAGCTGGCCGACGGAGATCCCACCAAGGGCAACTTCATGATCGGGTCGCCGCTGGCGCTGGCGTTGACGACGCGGGCCATTGCTCGCTACTGCCTGGGCCGTCCCGGTTGGCGCGACGACGTTCACCAAGCGGTGCAGACCGCCGGCGCCACCGACCCGGTGGCCTACGCCACCGTTGTCGCGTTCGTCCACAATCCGGGAATAGCGTTCGGAGTGCTCAGCCCCGACGAAGCCGCGATACGCGAGATCGAGCAGGCGGTACAGATTGCTCAGCAGGCCGGCGATGACCTCGCGCTGAGCTCGGCCCAAATCTCGCTGGGCATCGCGCTGTTGGAGCGGGGCACCGAGCCCGGGCGTGACCGCGGGTACGGGTACCTCGCCGATACCGGGGACACGCTGATGCGCCGCGGCTACTCGCTGGGCGATCTGCCCATCGTCGAGGCCTACCTGGCGCGCGAGCGCGGTCGCCGGGGAGATCGTGACGACGCCCTACCGATGCTGCGCACGGCCGTTGACACCCTGTACCGGCAGGGACAGCTACTCAGCTGGGGGCTGCCGGCAACACATGCTCTGGTGGAGACGCTGCTCGACCGGGGCACCGAGGCTGACTGGTCGGAAGCCCAGGCCGCGATCGAGCGGGTAGCCGACGAGCCGCCGGATGGGCCCCAACCGTTGCGCGACATCTGGCTGCTGCGGATGCGGGCGGCGCTGGCGGGCGCGCGCGGTGCCGACGGCGACTATCAGCGCTTGTGTGAGAGCTACCGCGACATGGCGCGCACGCTGGACTTCTGCGGACATCTGGCGTGGGCAGAAGCGATGCGGTGA
- a CDS encoding carboxymuconolactone decarboxylase family protein yields the protein MRLPSITRGRPGRRPVFALARFVSGRDIPDIIKVRYYRPRFFGKPFFQLAQALLRGPSPWTIGERELFAAFVSARNRCQFCATTHEAVAAATLEPDLAAAVVSDWRTAPVDEPVRATLGLLDKLTLTPAQVRPVDVRAVLDAGVSAEAIRDAVEICALFNTINRVADGLDFALPTGTERTLNTRVLLRLGYR from the coding sequence GTGAGGCTGCCCAGCATCACCCGCGGGCGCCCCGGCCGCCGCCCGGTTTTCGCGCTGGCGCGATTTGTCAGCGGCCGCGACATCCCCGACATCATCAAGGTCCGCTACTACCGTCCGAGGTTTTTCGGCAAGCCGTTCTTCCAACTCGCGCAGGCGCTGCTGCGCGGCCCTTCGCCGTGGACGATCGGTGAGCGAGAGCTCTTCGCGGCGTTCGTGTCGGCGCGCAACCGATGCCAGTTCTGCGCCACCACTCACGAGGCCGTCGCGGCGGCGACCCTGGAACCCGACCTGGCCGCGGCGGTCGTCAGCGATTGGCGCACCGCGCCGGTCGACGAACCGGTGCGAGCCACCTTGGGCCTGCTGGACAAACTGACCCTGACGCCCGCCCAGGTGCGACCGGTCGACGTGCGGGCCGTTCTCGACGCCGGTGTCAGCGCCGAGGCGATCCGGGATGCGGTCGAGATCTGTGCCCTGTTCAACACCATCAATCGGGTGGCCGACGGCCTGGACTTCGCGCTTCCCACCGGCACCGAGCGCACCCTCAATACTCGGGTACTGCTGCGGCTGGGCTATCGGTGA